catAAAAGTTTTGTAAACATATTATAAAGGGTATGCACTTTTTatatttggaaaatatatttataaatgtcttttaatttttctttaaatgaaATGATGATGTCAAGTCTAATGTAAATACAGAATGCTGGTCAACTAAATTTATGGTCGTATTACGTAACTAAATTGACTTTCagtaaatacaatttatcAACTACAGTAGTTGGAAAGAATTGCAATAGAAATTCCTAGGTCCGCTGGTTTAAATCCAACTcgaaggtttttttttcataaattttttttttcttaccttctgactatatttttctcttctttcttttaattcaaataagaaagaaataaattaaataagtaataagtattgcaacaaaattaaaagaacgTCAACGATTTCATGTAGTTTTAAAATGACTGAGGCTGCAAATTGTAGATTTTGATATTAATGACACCTAACTAAAAGCCTTACTTGGTTCCATCTAGATCGAAAAGTAAAATATGTCTAAGAATAAATCGGAGTAGAGATATATAaacagtttttatttaataatttagcGTGTtcttttattcattttatgcGCACAAGTCGTTTTACTTGtcacaaatacaaataaatacatatattttgtcaAGATCAAATATCTTGTCAATATCAATTTTTGCCTCAGTTGCATTTGCCCGTCCTCAAAATTGAACTAATACATAAATTAGTTAGCAAAATAGTCAACATTAACAATAGTTTCAAATATACAATTCTTGCCCTCAACTACCGTCCATCTATTAAATTCCAACTTGATGCATCGTTTTCTACGTTAAATacgaatttataaaaataggcatattatatatttatgtacttATGTCTTGCTATTCGGTAATTAGTTCTAAACAACAATATGCTTTGTGCACACATTTCGTCAAAGTTCAGTAAAAGCTGCTGCGAGTGCACAGATTTTTAGAGTTGGCAGCACGTTGATCGCTCAGCTACATATAtcgtaatatttatttatagtattGTATTTTACAAGCAGAGgttcaaataaattacaaaataatggcatcaacaacataaaaaacaattctcacaaggaatttaaaaaaaaagttaattcGGTCCACTATTATCGcacaatatatgtatattacaattgaagaaattaaatatcacTAGCTTAAAAGCGTTTGAAACGTGTAAAAGTaaaggcaaataaattataatacaaaaaggATGAGTTGTCGTTGATTTGCTTGGGCTCAGTCTAGGGCGATACCCTGTATCCACGCGCTAAGATCGCTGCCGTCCGACTCCATTATAATCTCATCCGGTTCTTCGCTGGCCAGCAAATGCTGCGCTGCCGTCCGGCCGCTCAGGTAAGCGCCGTGCACGGTGGAGTAAAAACTGGAATGCGTGTGCTCTCCGGCGAATACGATGGCGGGCTAAACGGAAAACAAATGGGATATAGGATATTTATAAGGGATTCAATGATCGGGGCTCACCTTTGTGGCCTGAGGCGTGGAATACAGGGGCTGAGCCAGATTCTCAATGTCCTCCTGGGTGGCTCCCACAGGTATTGAGGTGTAGGCTCCGCCCGTAAAGTCTTGGGACTTCCAACTAGTGCTAAAATGAAaagaatttgtttaaaaacggATTTTAATTATGATAGGACTATGTAATGTTTACATTAAGGATTCAAAGTATTTCTTACCACAAACATTGCTTTGGCTTGGGAACGTACGGATCCTGTAGAAAATTTCGCAAGATCTCCGTACACTTCTCCGCCACCACCTCATGTGACAGCTTCTCCATGTACTCCGCCTCCCGTCCGGAGACCCAAGCCAGGAGAAGCGTATCTGTTATCTTGGCGAACGAGTAGATCTTCTTGAACCAGTTCTTGCTAAGGTATGCCTCGCTGGCTAGCTCCTCCTCGCTGCTGTTCATGTCGCGCTTGTCGTCGTCCCACAACAACATAATTTCTGATACATCGGCACTGAGAAACGGCCGCTCATACTCCAGAAAGATCTTGTCGACGGTGCCGAACATGAGATTCTCAATGGACTCCTGCTTGTATTGCGGTAACTCCGGATCAAACAGAGAGCGGTGTGTGGACTTCAGGACGCCGAGCGGAATGGTGCATATCACGTGTGTGGCGTGAAACACCCGGCCGTCCTCACAGTCGACGCGCACATTGCCAGCTGGATAATCACAATTGCTACTGGAGTTGGACTCCACGGATTCGCCGCGAAGTCCACCGGTGGGAACTTCGGTCACCGTCCGCTCCGAGTCGTCGGAGTGTTCATCTTCCGAGTGCTCGTCGACTGTCTCCAGACCTGTAAATGTCTTTTTCCGCTTCCAGTGTATCTTCTTTACCGGACATTTAGTTACGATAGATTGCTTGGGTATCTGGGCGCCCAGAGGTCTCAGGATGGAGCTATATCCGGAGGGCAGCACAATGTTGCCTCCCTGCAGCTCCGTGTAGCTGCCTGCGAAGGTAGGACATTTTTATATTCCgtacaatatacatatatgaaatCCTAGAAATGTCTTACCCAACTCGAGGAGATCCACCTCGTCCATGTTGTTGCAGCCGGTAATGCAAGTCTCGCGCTTGAGCAAGCAGTTAAATATGGACTGCTTCAGGCGCTTCTCTTTGGGATCCTGCACGGCGCTCAGAAAGATTTCTATCTCATAGTTTATGTGCTCACCCACGCTGTGAATGTCTGGCGGGGGGCTGTACTGGCAGAGGAAATACTCGTCGCAGCGTCTCAAGAAACAGACGTACGCCTCGTAGATCTCCTGCAGCACACTGAACGGCACCTGGTGCCCATCCTCCGTTGTAGCCACTACTTTGTGAGGCTTGGGAACGTTGACAACACTGACCAGACCATGTTGCACGGCTAGCTCAAAGATAGGATTACCCAAGACGCCGTGTATCCAATTGGCTCCCAGCTCAATCTAAGACATAAATATGAGACATTGGAATcagcaataaaattaaattcattttgcAAAGCTTtggtataataaaaatagataaTTGCCATCAACTCGCCGGTTACACACTGATAAGAACTGACCTACATGATTAGataagatatataaaataataatttaaatttaaattatcatAATTTAGTTTGAAGAAAATGTTCGTGTGAAGATTAAATGTTCGAATTAACAGATAAAGCAGGTATAAAAGCCTTGCAAATACACAATTACATAGTACAATAGTGACTGCAGCAAATTAGACCTGTTATGTAGGATTTTCATGCCAAATAATTAGGGCTACGTGATCGTGGGCCCGCAGTCCCGTGCCTTTTGGGGGCATTGCACCAGAAACGTCACCATTAGTTTAATTGAGAAAGTCATATCTTATCTTAAAATGCTTGACCAAAGAAAGTTGTATAACAAAATAGGTTTAAAATGTGCCTTACGGGAATAGtttactaaaataataaaaaacggcagtgggaatgggaatgtacaaaattatgtaaattgtTTGAAAATCCATTTTTAGACTATGAAACAGCAACAATAGCAAAACAGGAACAGAAAGGCTACATCTCCTATATAAAAATAGCATTAATTGAAAAGCACCAACAGCTGACCGACTGCGCAGTGCTTGGAAAAATCTATAATCAACGGCGGGCAGGCGAGGAAAATGTTACAGCATGGCCTCCGTTTTTCTTTCGAGCCACGAGTTCTATACCGTCGTCCTATTTAGTTTGTAATGGGGCTTACATAACGTCTTGTCGTACCTTTTGATTGTTGCTGATCGGTATGGACACAATCCGTCCGCCCACCCGACCTCGTGCCTCCAAGATGAGGAAATCGTCGCAGCCGTTCTGCAGGAGATGATTCGCGGCGGATAAGCCGGCCATGCCGGCTCCAATGATCACAATCTTCACGGTGGAACTGTTAGGGAGTGGGTCACCGGCCCCGCCGTTACCGATGGCGCCACCGCTGACCCCGCTGGTCGCTCCAGTGGCCGGAATATCCGACAATCCCTCCTCCGTGGGCGATGGCGCGGGTGTGGTGGGCTCCTCCTTGTCACCCATTGCTACACAACTCTCCTTATGTGCATATGCGAGTTAGTTTTTGGATGCcttctgtttatttttgttttcggtgTTAAAGCTTTTCACGCCTCATTTTCGTACACTTTTCTCTGAGTCGAGACTGTTTTGACGTTTTGACAGCCGTCCTGCCAATTGGAGAAGGGAAAcgcgaacagctgatcgaatGGGGCAGCTTTGGTTATCTTTTTGGTAAAACGCATAGTTTGGTACACAAGTTTAAAATagttaacaattttttaaaattgttaaaaaaagtttttatattaagtTTTAGTCAACGTTTAATATCAGCTGATGTCTACAGGGCTGCCGGAGTTTGTGGAGTAGAAGTAAATAGACAGCTCTGGCAACGTTGGTCGTCGGAGCatgagcgaccaaaagtaccagatcgtcgaTGGCAAAGGGGGCAAGAATTTCTGCATATAATCTGGCAGCACGGGCGCCAGGAAGGTGTTTCAGTGTGACCAATCGTTGCGGAAGAGAAATATCCATTTGGGTCTCTTTCAGCGATTTGGATGGAAAAGCAGGCAGACCAACTACACTACACACTTTtgtgtaaataattaataccCATTTCGCGATCCGTTAATACGACAAATGTAAACAACGAGATATGTGATTGGCAAGTGCACCTGCAAAAAAAGATAAACTCGCACTATGGCCGACGCCTACTGTCTCAcgaattttattgatttttcgctgtcgctgtcgctgccaCTGAAGCATCACAACCGTATCAAGGTGAGCAATCTCACCTGAAATCCGATAGCAGACCGTTCATTAGTAACCACCCCCCTCCGCAGTACACCTGCTTCGACATATCCGACAGCTACATCATCTTTGGAGCCTCTTCCGGATCGCTTTACCTGTTCAATCGCACCGGAAAGTTCCTGCATTTGATCCCGAACAAGCACGGAGCCATTACTAGTCTCAGTATCTCAGCGAATAGCAAATATGTGGCATTTTCAACCCAGCGCTCTCTGATCTGCGTCTACGCAGTGAACCTGTCCGCCCAGGCCACGCCGCAGGTGATTTTTACACATTTGGACCAGACGGTGCAGGTGAGCTGCATCCAATGGACGCAGGACGAGAAGCAGTTCTACTATGGCGACTCCCGCGGACAAGTCAGCCTCGTACTGCTTTCCTCGTTCATCGGCCACAGCCTGCTGCTCAACATGACCGTGCATCCGCTGCTCTACCTGGATTCTCCCATTGTCCAGATAGACGACTTTGagtcgctgctgctggtgtccAACTGCACCAAGTGCATTCTGTGCAATACAGAGTACGAGGAGTATAAGCAGGTGACTTCTGTCGTCCTTATGAATCTTGTAAGCTTATTCTCAATAACatagataataattattcGTTTTAACGTTCTCAGATTGGGAACCGTCCTCGTGATGGCGCATTTGGTGCCTGCTTCTTCGTCTCACCGCAGGAATCACTTCAGCCCTCTCGCATCTACTGCGCCCGTCCCGGAAGCCGAGTGTGGGAGGTAGACTTTGAAGGTGAGGTGCTGCAGACACACCAGTTTAAGAGCGCTTTGGCCACCGCACCAGCGAGGATTCAGCGACCGGGGAGCGGCACGGACGAGCTGGACGCCAACGCCGAGCTGCTGGATTATCAGCCGCAGAACCTTCAGTTCGCCAAGGTTCAACGGTTGGGCGAGGATTTTCTCTTGGCTTTCACGGAACTCGGATTGTATGTGTTCGATGTGCGACGATCAGCGGTGGTGTTGTGGTGCAATCAGTTCGAAAGGATTGCGGATTGCCGGTCGTCCGGCTTGGAGATATTTGTGTTTACCCAGTCAGGCGCCCTGTACAGTGTCCAGCTGCAGACACTTCAATCGCACGCCGTTTCCCTGATTCAGCAATCAAAACTGCTTCCGTGCGCAAACTTACTCCGCCAGCATGTGCGTTATTTTGCGGACAAGGCACGCGAGGACTACGAGCTGAAGCAGCTAAATGCACTGAAGCAGCTACTCATTGAGAGACAGGAATACGAGCTGCTGAACGATATATCCGTGATATTTGACGCCATAACCCAGTGCACGGGCAGTGCATTGGACACTCACAGTTCCGGAGGCAGTTCCGCCACCACAGAGCGCAGCTTGAGCGGCAGTGCAGTGAAACCGACCCCTAAGGGAGTCTACGTACtggaaaatgcattttgtgACAATTTGAAGCAGCCTCCCAAGTCTGGGCAGTTCAAGGATGCCCTTCTGACAGTCACGGGGAAATTTGGCAAGAACATCATCAAATACAAGTTCAATATTTTCGccgaggagcagcaacagttgGTGAGAGAACTAATCCCAGACAGCGAGCGTTCGCTTCCCTTTAAGGACATCAAAGCGCGTTATGAATCGGGAGCTGAAgatctggaggaggaggagattgTCAGACGGTGCAGAAGACCGGCTCCCCAAGCCCCTCACATCAGTCCCGAGGAGAAGACCCTGTACAATCTCTACCTGATCGCCAAAAGCGCAAAATTCAGTCGTACACAGTGCGTCGACCGATACAGGGCTGTGTTCGATGAGTATGCAGCGGGGGAATTGGTGGCTCTGCTGGAGAAACTGAAGAATATGATGGTGGAGCACGGCGATACTCCGGAGCAAGCAGAACGAAACTGCTACGAGATGTATTTCGACTATCTGGACCACGAGCTGATATGGGAAGTAGATGATGCAACCCGGGACCACATTGCTGCAGGTTTCGTGTTGGTCAACGCTCCAGGGAACGCTGAGATCGTTAGGTGTGAGCACTGCTCCTTCCCACTTCGATTTGACACTTCCTGTCAGTATCATGAGCTTGGAGCGGTGCTCCTCCGATATTTCTGGTCCCGCGGAGAGCAGCTCAAATGCTTCGACGTGGTTCAAGCTGTTCCGGCTCTCCTGGACGTCTTAGCTAAATTCTATTTAGCCGAACAGAATCTAACCAAAGTAGTGGCCATCGTCCTGAACTACGGCCTGCCCGAGCTTTTAGCCGATGTGGGCAAGCAACTAAGCGTCGGGGCATGGGCTCGCTGCTTTGAGCAATTCGTGGAACTGCAACGCGGACGGCTAGTGTGCGCCAATTGCGAATGCGTCTCCGGCGTGGAGCAGGAGCCACTGGGTCGCCACTTCTTCTACAGCTGGAACTGCTTCCTTAACATCGCGTTGGACCACATGGCTGCCGGGGATACGCTTGCTTTGATCTTCAAGTGGAGCTCTTACATTCCGAACGACGCCATTGACCGGGAGTTTTATTCCCGCTGCCTGCTCAAGGGCTAGAAGATGGAGCTACGttacacatacatacaaatgTATACAATACTACAATAGCCATATTTATTGTTTCCACTATGTAATCTCAAGCTAAGGCCAATACCAAAAGCATTTATTCTATATGGACATGTACACACCCACGATATGTATATTCTAATTAGACGAGTGCATGAATATAAACGAGAGTTCGAGATATTCTTTGTGTGTATATTTATGgggaaaatttaattcatttttcaaaacttttaaaaattaaaacgagaaaaaaacgcaaaaagcCAGCGACGCTTTATATCACAAATATGGGGAAAGCCATTGTCGCTTGAAAAATCAACTACACCTCAGCATACACAAAAACTTTTGGCCCAAATCGATACAAAATTTCAACTGCCCAGCCTTATTTCTCTTCCAGTATCCAAGTCTACAAGCGAGGAGCGATTGACGACTCAAAAAAGCAATAGCCCGCAAAATTAACACAACAATCTGGCAGCTACGAACCAACCGAATTTTAACTATAGCGTCTGCGATACCTCTGCAAAGTCAACGCGATCAGTATTTGTTTTCAAGGTTACTAGTATAtatttccctctttttttaGATAAACTGGGTATTCCTgaattactaaaaatatcGGGGATGTTTCGCGATAGCCGTTATTTTCAACTGAAAACATCTGTTCCCATGCTAACTGCTTAAAATATCTATTAACGATCGCGATACTTTGCCGATTTTATCAGTAATTCAATCGTCAAGAGAATACCCACCCTTTagtaattttctttaaattactCATGGACTTGTGATGGAGAAACCTCGATGTAAtaaggaatttaaattatttaaaaacataatttttcaGCCATAAAAAAGCGCGTCGTGACGTTGCCAGACTGTGCGAGTATATTGCCTCCATCATTCACACTCCAAGTCATTGTACAGGCTTAAAATTCTCGATTTGAATGTATTGCTCTTGGTGGCGTCCAATCTGATGAGTTTTTTAGCAAAAACCTTTATAGCCTTTAAAAAAGTCCTTTCGAAATGATGCtgccacatttttcaaaaatatttttctcttaaaaacATCGATATATTCATATACATTTCTCCCATCCCCAATTTTTAGACACGCGTCTGAAAGCGAAGAAAAAACGTGAAATCGTCGGAAAAGCAGAATTTTCCAAGCCCAGCAGAGTTGCAAAGTGCTTGTAATTGTCGTGGCACAAGCAGGCCGATACGGAAACGTCTCAGTTTCAAGCCGAACAAAGGAACTCTGTGCGAGAGTAggagaaaagagaaagaaagaaatcGAAAAAGTACAGAACCCAGACATCGTTCCAAATTTTACACGAGAACGCAGTAGCTTGTGGAACGTAAGAAGTAGTAGTCggaaaaactaagaaaaatcGTATAGACACAAAGtgcaacacaaacacaacgatcatatacatttttttgtcgGAAATTGCAAGTGTGCACCCCAAAAAACGCAGCGTAACCTTTGCAAAATTTTCCTAAACggaaagcaagaaaaaaaaagcaactgATTGGAGGATAATATGAGTAATGCTATTAACCAAAATGGCACAGGTCTAGAGCAGCAAGTAAGTAAAGTGAGAGGGGTGGAAATATACTACACATGAAAAAAAGTAATGTTCaactatatgtatatctgagtgagtgtgtgtgtgtgtgatgcgGCTAGTGGACAATGTTCggctaaaaatttattgatttcatAACACTAATGTCTCGTATCGCTCTTTTACAACAGTGAATCAAGTACATGATAGGAATTGCTTGCAAGTGTGTGTGGCCCAAGTTCTTCTGCTTCGTCATTCCAATTTGTAAtttcttttgtataatttttgctCGCTTGCCTCCAAATTtgacatatgtacatatgcataTATGAAAGTTTCCACTCGCCATCAATGTGTGTTAAATGTGTGAGCAGTGCCGCTGTTCTAAGGctgagtatgtgtgtgtgtgtgtgtgtgtgtgtgtgtgcgtctgGTCACACTTCTCTCCTGCTCTCCCGCTTGCGCGCACATGTGGAAGCTGAGTGTCGTAAATAGGGTTGCAAGGGGttcaaaatgtttgttttattcaatttttgaattatttgtattatttgttgTCAGAAAAACCTTAACAACTAACTTaacgaaatttaaaattgacaaCAGTTATAAAACGTGCAGCGTTTTTGACCAAGATCTATGTCTGAACATAAGTTCCACGACCGGGCTTACTGTTCTACCACCACAGCTGAGATTAATTTTTCTATGTGGTGGTGATCCGCtcctctgtttttgtttttgttgtgttgcTAGGCGGCCTCTCTTTGTGTAACAACCAGCCTGTAAGTGAGAGTGAGATAAGTGGGATGGCATCGAgggaaagaaagagagagcggcTCGTTGCTGACGAAAAGAATATGTACGAAAATCAAAATCTAAGCTTTAAACTAGTTgcgcctctctctctctctttttacATATATGTCTGTACATAATGTGGCGGAGATTTTCGCTtatgcatacatatacatacatatgaatGTATACACGTTGCGCTAGAAAGAACAAGAAGTGAAATAACACATGTTGCTAAGCGGGAACAGAAAACTTGGAGGTTTTGGAGAACATTTCCAATGGAAAACGGAGTTGCAATCTATTGAACTTGATCTTGAATATATTGTAGTTGTAAAGCGGGGAAAAATAGTACCATCAGACATTTTGTGAACTAGAGCTGGGAAACCATCGATAATGACACCATTCGATATTTAAGCAAGTCTATCCACAAATGAAATTGTGTTACCATTGCTAAACATACGCTAAAACTCTGTAGTTGTGGCGAAGGCACACTCTTTATTCTGAGattcagttaatatttttccaatattgctttaaaaatttaaaattttctcaTAAGTGCCAGGTAACATTTCTCtaatattcaaattcaaatcgtaacatttaaatgtttaaaatcgGCCGATCCAGTTTGCCAGAATCTGGTTGAGCATGGCACCTTTTTTCAGTGCAGTACTTCAGCATCCTGTATCTAAGAAAATTTCCATTATTTcaacttaacaaaaaaaaaaaaaaaaaaaaaaaaaaaaaaaaaaaaacttaaaaaataaatactgcTTTTCTTATGCGCTCTTCATTCTGGTAAGGGTGAACCTTTTGGAAACTAGGAAACActaataaaaagaaagaaaaagacGCCAAGCTgaataaaatagttttttaaaaaacttgtTCATGTCTTAAGGTGGGCGATTTGTTGTCGAACTCCAAGCTTTACATTCGGTGTTTTAATGCAGAATATAACTTACGCTCTTCTTTAAATCTTTCAGGTTGCTGGTCTGGACTTGAATGGCGGCTCGGCTAACTATAGCGGCCCCATAACAAGCAAGACTTCCACTAACTCTGTCACCGGTGGTGTGTATGTGCCCCCGCATCttcgtggtggtggtggcaacaacaacgcaGCGGACGCAGAGAACCAGGGCCAAGGACAAGGTCAGGGCCTCGACTCGAGAGCCGCGAATCCGCGCCAGGACAGCAGGGATCCGCAGCAGCCTCGCGGCGGAGGCGAATACCGcaggggcggcggcggcaatcGCGGCTTCAATCGCCAGAGCGGTGACTACGGCAGCTTTGGTAGCGGAGGAGGCGGACGACGTGGAGGTGGTCGCTACGAGGATAACTACAACGGTAGGTTCAAAATACAAGCAAGTTAACATTTGTTCGCGCTTATTTAATCTTAACTCAAACACCTAATCTTAAACGATCTGCTTTTAATGCAATTCATTAAGACTTAATTTGTCGTTGCCACTTAATTTAAACGGAGTTCAGATATCGCCCACCATAAATGACTCAACTCAACTCCTTTCAGAGGGATTCcttttacaaacaaaaaaaaaaaaaaagtatgaaGTATTTTATAGTAGTATAGTATGCCAGATAAATATCCATGGCAACCTTGCTCAGAACCACAAACTGACGCCTTTTTGGAATTGCCTGAATGTGGGGCAAGCGCGTGCCATAAAccgcatttatttaattgtttgtttataagcaaaaatataaattagtaATATGCAGTATCAATTTCGGCAGTCTCAAGCCCTTTTTAACTTCGCTTTTgtcatttatataaattttacttttacaaTTTGAATACTAAATACAATTTGAATACTATTCTaaagtactctgacgacgaaaatgatacctgcgaaaattgaatggcgttgctagatcaagagagtaaacagctgatatcgtgctataacaataattcatttgatttatttatacacccctaatggagggaaagttgaaggaaaaaagttGATCGTAGGTCTGTTGGTGTTCAATgtatgagaatcacaaagtttaaagcgctctcctgaaaaatgccattttgaaaatcggtgtacacgataactcatAATCTACTGAACCAATTGGTTTGAAATTAGGAACAAAACTTCTTTAGATAAATCTACAGGTActcacgtcgagctttttttaatttttaattttataatattttttttttaacaaattaactaattttttgAGTCAAAAATCGgtgttttgacttcaaattttgataaaaatggggaaaaaattttaaaaataaaaacgcttcgacAAAAAcgctcgggacacttatcctttaacgaatgaggcatactttttgtagatcggatgattctgtggacagttaggatgtacaccgcaaaccaactttttttggaagcgactcgggagattccctataactcctctacttctaaatatttttcagtacaaaatttatcaaaaactatttaaatgttgtgttattatatggtatttaattcattaacgTAATTTTAGCCGTTTTGCCACAATAATTTGTTGAAAAGTGGCCCGtattgcaccgaattaacctttgatttttaataacaatatatacacctgtgttcactgaaatagcagtgccccacgacctgcacgtttaagattggaaaatactattacaaacactattttcataaaattttttttcatagaggcttagtgtatttaattattaacaataccacaatcatttaatttaggtaacagAAACCTTATAGAAGATgtagctaataacaacaaaaaaggtctatattatgccgatcattgaaatagcagtgaaaaactaaaactcttcataaatttaaaaatatcgtataagaaacctatttcttcttaaattctaattgactatgatctaatattttgttaattagcatttagaagctatcatagcctcatacctgggtggcatggagtccaccaagtcttagcaacgcttgaggggaatatggcctcatttctcttgcacaaattgccaaagctgcggcttagaagtcggaaacttctttaatacgtagcccttgatgtcccccataagttttcgatcggatttatatccggggactgtgcaggccatggcattgcatccactttttcattaagaacccactccttggccaccttgatggtatgattagggtcactgtactgctgaaatgtccaaattaatggcatattttcctcaggatacagctgcaagacagtttttaatatttggatataaacataatggtctttgatcccacagatcatatatacgggacctacaacgttgtatgaaaagtatacccaaaccatgatttttaggccaccatgttttactgtcttcagcgtatggtttggaGGATACTATCtatttggaggtcgacggacatattggcttgtcctattccaccaaataaaaccagtttggagtcatttgtccaaaggat
Above is a genomic segment from Drosophila kikkawai strain 14028-0561.14 chromosome 3R, DkikHiC1v2, whole genome shotgun sequence containing:
- the LOC108083199 gene encoding peroxisomal N(1)-acetyl-spermine/spermidine oxidase, encoding MGDKEEPTTPAPSPTEEGLSDIPATGATSGVSGGAIGNGGAGDPLPNSSTVKIVIIGAGMAGLSAANHLLQNGCDDFLILEARGRVGGRIVSIPISNNQKIELGANWIHGVLGNPIFELAVQHGLVSVVNVPKPHKVVATTEDGHQVPFSVLQEIYEAYVCFLRRCDEYFLCQYSPPPDIHSVGEHINYEIEIFLSAVQDPKEKRLKQSIFNCLLKRETCITGCNNMDEVDLLELGSYTELQGGNIVLPSGYSSILRPLGAQIPKQSIVTKCPVKKIHWKRKKTFTGLETVDEHSEDEHSDDSERTVTEVPTGGLRGESVESNSSSNCDYPAGNVRVDCEDGRVFHATHVICTIPLGVLKSTHRSLFDPELPQYKQESIENLMFGTVDKIFLEYERPFLSADVSEIMLLWDDDKRDMNSSEEELASEAYLSKNWFKKIYSFAKITDTLLLAWVSGREAEYMEKLSHEVVAEKCTEILRNFLQDPYVPKPKQCLCTSWKSQDFTGGAYTSIPVGATQEDIENLAQPLYSTPQATKPAIVFAGEHTHSSFYSTVHGAYLSGRTAAQHLLASEEPDEIIMESDGSDLSAWIQGIALD
- the p gene encoding BLOC-2 complex member HPS5 homolog yields the protein MADAYCLTNFIDFSLSLSLPLKHHNRIKYTCFDISDSYIIFGASSGSLYLFNRTGKFLHLIPNKHGAITSLSISANSKYVAFSTQRSLICVYAVNLSAQATPQVIFTHLDQTVQVSCIQWTQDEKQFYYGDSRGQVSLVLLSSFIGHSLLLNMTVHPLLYLDSPIVQIDDFESLLLVSNCTKCILCNTEYEEYKQIGNRPRDGAFGACFFVSPQESLQPSRIYCARPGSRVWEVDFEGEVLQTHQFKSALATAPARIQRPGSGTDELDANAELLDYQPQNLQFAKVQRLGEDFLLAFTELGLYVFDVRRSAVVLWCNQFERIADCRSSGLEIFVFTQSGALYSVQLQTLQSHAVSLIQQSKLLPCANLLRQHVRYFADKAREDYELKQLNALKQLLIERQEYELLNDISVIFDAITQCTGSALDTHSSGGSSATTERSLSGSAVKPTPKGVYVLENAFCDNLKQPPKSGQFKDALLTVTGKFGKNIIKYKFNIFAEEQQQLVRELIPDSERSLPFKDIKARYESGAEDLEEEEIVRRCRRPAPQAPHISPEEKTLYNLYLIAKSAKFSRTQCVDRYRAVFDEYAAGELVALLEKLKNMMVEHGDTPEQAERNCYEMYFDYLDHELIWEVDDATRDHIAAGFVLVNAPGNAEIVRCEHCSFPLRFDTSCQYHELGAVLLRYFWSRGEQLKCFDVVQAVPALLDVLAKFYLAEQNLTKVVAIVLNYGLPELLADVGKQLSVGAWARCFEQFVELQRGRLVCANCECVSGVEQEPLGRHFFYSWNCFLNIALDHMAAGDTLALIFKWSSYIPNDAIDREFYSRCLLKG